GAAGCGGATGTCTTCATCGTTCACATAGATGTTAACGAAGCGATTCAGATTGCCCTTCTCGTCAAGCAGCGACGCCTTCACGCCGGGGTAGAGCGACTCTAGTTTCGCCAGCAGCTCCGGCAGATTGGCGACCGCCAAATCCAGATT
The DNA window shown above is from Acidobacteriota bacterium and carries:
- a CDS encoding MoaD/ThiS family protein, yielding MGIKVRVPTAITRGATGSDNLDLAVANLPELLAKLESLYPGVKASLLDEKGNLNRFVNIYVNDEDIRFLGGDKYQFQEGDEVLLIPSIAGGAF